One Streptomyces hundungensis DNA segment encodes these proteins:
- a CDS encoding (deoxy)nucleoside triphosphate pyrophosphohydrolase — translation MNQTVVVAGAVYDRGRLLAARRSAPPELAGGWELPGGKVEPGESPQQALVRELREELGIETEPLTRIAGEWPLGPGLVLHAWTARLLHGEARPLQDHDALRWLAPEEADAVDWLPQDRPAVAEAMRILAACRP, via the coding sequence ATGAACCAGACCGTGGTGGTGGCCGGGGCCGTGTACGACCGGGGGCGTCTGCTCGCCGCGCGGCGCAGCGCCCCGCCGGAGCTGGCCGGAGGCTGGGAGCTCCCCGGGGGCAAGGTGGAACCCGGCGAGAGCCCGCAGCAGGCCCTCGTACGTGAACTCCGCGAGGAACTCGGCATCGAGACCGAACCGCTGACCCGCATCGCGGGGGAGTGGCCGCTGGGGCCCGGCCTCGTCCTGCACGCCTGGACGGCTCGGCTGCTCCACGGCGAGGCCCGTCCGCTCCAGGACCACGACGCACTGCGCTGGCTCGCGCCCGAGGAGGCCGACGCCGTCGACTGGCTCCCCCAGGACCGCCCCGCCGTCGCCGAGGCCATGCGCATCCTCGCGGCCTGCCGTCCCTGA
- a CDS encoding glycosyl hydrolase family 18 protein: MRRWWQGRGGRWTRRSLTAGTLTLALLIAGTGAALRAQYAGVPGEDTRTRGRDAYWLGHAWVDGRKTEKDLDAFAAKVRGSGIKDLFVHTGPLDHDGTLPAARYPRAAWLVAGVHRRLPDVRVQAWLGDQLASEGPVGLRLGDGATRAAVVTTARQVLDRARFDGVHFDLEPLPSGDRNYLALLDALHALTRPRGALLSVAAHQIDPLPALHAAASGLTGHGKWWSQAYFAQVTRRVDQIAVMSYDTAMPVQSLYGGYVARQTALALQVTPKDTDLLMGLPFYDDESMSHHGSAETVEAAVRGARLGLARTDRHRRTFGLALYVDFAERDEDWGAYRRGWS, encoded by the coding sequence ATGCGGCGGTGGTGGCAGGGCCGAGGGGGGCGCTGGACGAGGCGGAGCCTGACCGCGGGCACCCTCACCCTGGCCCTCCTGATCGCCGGCACCGGAGCCGCCCTGCGCGCCCAGTACGCCGGCGTCCCCGGCGAGGACACCAGAACCCGCGGCCGCGACGCGTACTGGCTCGGTCACGCCTGGGTCGACGGCCGCAAGACCGAGAAGGACCTCGACGCCTTCGCCGCCAAGGTGCGCGGCAGCGGCATCAAGGACCTGTTCGTCCACACCGGCCCGCTCGACCACGACGGCACCCTGCCCGCCGCCCGCTACCCGAGGGCCGCCTGGCTCGTGGCCGGCGTGCACCGCAGGCTGCCCGACGTCCGCGTACAGGCGTGGCTGGGCGACCAGTTGGCCAGTGAGGGCCCCGTCGGGCTGCGGCTCGGCGACGGCGCGACCCGCGCCGCCGTGGTCACCACCGCCCGCCAGGTTCTGGACCGCGCCCGCTTCGACGGCGTCCACTTCGATCTGGAGCCGCTGCCCTCGGGCGACCGGAACTACCTCGCCCTGCTCGACGCACTGCACGCACTGACCCGGCCGCGCGGCGCCCTGCTGTCCGTCGCCGCGCACCAGATAGACCCGCTGCCCGCCCTGCACGCGGCCGCGAGCGGACTCACCGGCCACGGCAAGTGGTGGTCGCAGGCGTACTTCGCCCAGGTCACCCGCCGCGTCGACCAGATCGCCGTGATGTCGTACGACACCGCCATGCCCGTGCAGAGCCTGTACGGCGGCTACGTCGCGCGCCAGACCGCCCTCGCCCTCCAGGTCACGCCCAAGGACACCGACCTGCTCATGGGGCTGCCGTTCTACGACGACGAGAGCATGAGCCACCACGGCTCGGCCGAGACCGTCGAGGCGGCCGTGCGCGGCGCCCGTCTGGGCCTGGCCCGCACCGACCGCCACCGCCGGACCTTCGGCCTCGCCCTGTACGTCGACTTCGCCGAGCGCGACGAGGACTGGGGGGCCTACCGCAGGGGCTGGAGCTAG
- a CDS encoding ATP-binding protein — protein MIGVIDTSGECAEWTFPAEPGAVRTARHAVRGALRDWDLDAGAVDVAVLLVSELVTNSLRYASGPIGVRLDRLDDGTLLVEVSDPLPDPPIERTAGIEDEGGRGIQLVACSARRWGTRRGRTGKTVWFELALHG, from the coding sequence GTGATCGGCGTGATCGACACCTCGGGCGAGTGCGCCGAGTGGACCTTCCCTGCTGAACCGGGGGCCGTACGGACCGCCAGGCACGCCGTGCGAGGCGCCCTGCGCGACTGGGACCTGGACGCCGGGGCCGTGGACGTGGCGGTTCTCCTGGTCAGCGAGTTGGTGACCAACTCCCTGCGCTACGCCTCGGGGCCCATCGGGGTCCGGCTCGACCGGCTCGACGACGGCACGCTGTTGGTGGAGGTCTCCGATCCGCTTCCGGATCCCCCCATCGAACGCACCGCCGGAATCGAGGACGAAGGGGGCCGGGGCATCCAGCTCGTGGCCTGTTCCGCCCGGCGCTGGGGGACCCGCCGCGGCAGAACGGGCAAGACCGTGTGGTTCGAGCTCGCTCTGCATGGTTAG
- a CDS encoding ABC transporter family substrate-binding protein, translated as MSHVGDPNGRAPRIVAAIRTAASLRSRSIALLTTGVLTLPVLTGCGSADGGTAAGAAPQDIGAAARERVADGGTLKWAVDAMPETLNTFQADADATTQRVAQAVLPALFTLDEHGRPQRNADYLESAEVVQREPKQVVLYKLNQKAVWSDGREIGAPDFVAQWRALSGKDAAYWTARNAGYERIEKIEKGANDLEVKVTFAKRYADWRSLFSPLYPKDVTAAPDAFNDGARTRLKATAGPFRVKETDRAKGTITLERNPRWWGRPAKLDTLVLQAVPRDKRAEALAGGSVDIAEIDRADADRIKLAERDRGQAVTHGPAAAITPASALRSWAIAHGAEDDKAEAEREARRASRAAVEKYAAEQAGLRGFAIRKTLEPAYTQLALNGASGPLSDERVRRAVARALDRQEIAETVLKPLDLPAQPPGSHLALAGQDAYADSSDALGSHDEKEARALLADAGWTSGGARQKPRQEAAKAGSRADSEHDVEDGKRQASGNHPNDEGTYIVGDDKPAGPGSGSGAGTGTHVLAPARTAALQRAALLDQARVFEADPADQAKKTDRNTKTEARLKGGAPGAYAPKGTAAPAPQGGPLGKDGKPLTLRFVLPSGPGSESLRNVGDRIVAMLKDVGINTEIVKVADDSYFKDHIASGDFDLALYSWPGTAYPATDDRPIFAKPEPASDGSLLVEQNYSRVGTDHIDQLFEQAVGELDEDEARELVQKADARIWAAAGSIPLYQRPQLVAVKPNVANAGAFGFAAPNFQDIGFKKPETAHNGSANNAK; from the coding sequence ATGTCCCACGTCGGTGACCCGAACGGGAGGGCGCCCCGGATCGTCGCGGCGATCCGGACCGCGGCCTCGCTCCGGTCGCGCTCCATCGCCCTGTTGACCACCGGAGTGCTCACGCTCCCCGTGCTGACCGGCTGCGGCTCCGCCGACGGCGGGACCGCCGCGGGCGCCGCGCCCCAGGACATCGGGGCCGCGGCCCGGGAGCGCGTCGCCGACGGGGGCACCCTGAAGTGGGCCGTCGACGCGATGCCCGAGACGCTCAACACCTTCCAGGCAGACGCCGACGCCACGACCCAGCGGGTCGCCCAGGCGGTGCTGCCCGCCCTGTTCACGCTGGACGAGCACGGCCGCCCGCAGCGCAACGCCGACTATCTGGAGTCCGCCGAGGTCGTCCAGCGCGAGCCCAAGCAGGTCGTCCTTTACAAGCTCAACCAGAAGGCGGTGTGGAGCGACGGCCGCGAGATCGGCGCCCCCGACTTCGTCGCCCAGTGGCGCGCGCTCAGCGGCAAGGACGCGGCCTACTGGACCGCCCGCAACGCCGGGTACGAGCGGATCGAAAAGATCGAGAAGGGCGCCAACGACCTGGAGGTCAAGGTCACCTTCGCCAAGCGGTACGCCGACTGGCGCTCCCTGTTCAGCCCGCTCTACCCCAAGGACGTCACCGCCGCCCCCGACGCCTTCAACGACGGCGCCCGTACGCGCCTGAAGGCGACCGCGGGACCCTTCCGGGTCAAGGAGACCGACCGCGCCAAGGGCACCATCACCCTGGAGCGCAACCCCCGCTGGTGGGGCCGGCCCGCCAAGCTCGACACCCTCGTCCTGCAAGCCGTACCGCGCGACAAGCGGGCCGAGGCGCTCGCCGGGGGCAGCGTCGACATCGCCGAGATCGACCGCGCCGACGCCGACCGCATCAAGCTCGCCGAACGCGACCGGGGCCAGGCCGTCACCCACGGCCCCGCCGCCGCCATCACGCCCGCATCCGCGCTGCGCTCCTGGGCGATCGCCCACGGCGCCGAGGACGACAAGGCCGAGGCCGAGCGGGAGGCCCGCAGGGCGAGCCGGGCCGCCGTCGAGAAGTACGCCGCGGAACAGGCCGGGCTGCGCGGCTTCGCCATCCGCAAGACCCTGGAGCCCGCCTACACCCAGCTCGCCCTCAACGGCGCCTCCGGGCCGCTCTCGGACGAGCGGGTCCGGCGCGCGGTGGCCCGCGCCCTCGACCGCCAAGAGATCGCCGAGACCGTCCTCAAGCCGCTCGACCTGCCCGCCCAGCCGCCCGGCAGCCATCTGGCGCTGGCCGGCCAGGACGCATACGCCGACAGCAGCGACGCCCTGGGCAGCCACGACGAGAAGGAGGCCCGCGCGCTGCTCGCCGACGCCGGCTGGACGTCCGGCGGGGCCCGGCAGAAGCCCCGGCAGGAGGCCGCCAAGGCGGGCAGCAGAGCCGACTCCGAGCACGACGTCGAGGACGGCAAGCGTCAGGCGTCCGGCAACCACCCCAACGACGAGGGCACCTACATCGTCGGCGACGACAAGCCCGCGGGACCGGGCTCCGGCTCCGGCGCCGGGACCGGGACGCATGTGCTCGCCCCGGCCCGCACCGCCGCCCTCCAGCGGGCCGCGCTCCTCGACCAGGCCCGGGTCTTCGAGGCCGACCCCGCCGACCAGGCCAAGAAGACCGACCGGAACACCAAGACCGAGGCCCGCCTCAAGGGCGGCGCCCCCGGCGCGTACGCCCCCAAGGGCACCGCGGCCCCCGCGCCGCAGGGCGGGCCGCTCGGCAAGGACGGCAAGCCGCTCACCCTGCGCTTCGTCCTGCCCTCGGGCCCCGGCTCCGAGTCGCTGCGCAACGTGGGCGACAGGATCGTCGCCATGCTGAAGGACGTCGGCATCAACACCGAGATCGTCAAGGTCGCCGACGACAGCTACTTCAAGGACCACATCGCCTCGGGCGACTTCGACCTGGCCCTGTACTCCTGGCCCGGCACCGCCTACCCGGCCACCGACGACCGGCCGATCTTCGCCAAGCCGGAGCCCGCGTCCGACGGCTCGCTGCTGGTCGAGCAGAACTACAGCCGGGTCGGCACCGACCACATCGACCAGCTCTTCGAGCAGGCGGTCGGCGAGCTCGACGAGGACGAGGCCCGCGAACTCGTGCAGAAGGCGGACGCCAGGATCTGGGCGGCGGCCGGCTCGATTCCGCTCTACCAGCGTCCGCAGCTGGTCGCGGTGAAACCGAATGTGGCCAATGCCGGAGCCTTCGGCTTCGCCGCCCCGAACTTCCAGGACATCGGGTTCAAGAAGCCGGAAACGGCGCACAACGGATCGGCGAACAACGCGAAGTAG
- a CDS encoding SPOR domain-containing protein, whose protein sequence is MNDSGAVLSWLVIRQDDNGNQYRVGKYATQAEAQRIADSLDERGHKQLYWVERIGAPAQQ, encoded by the coding sequence ATGAACGACAGTGGCGCTGTGCTCAGCTGGCTGGTGATTCGTCAGGACGACAACGGCAACCAGTACCGCGTGGGCAAGTACGCCACCCAGGCCGAGGCCCAGCGCATCGCGGACAGCCTCGACGAGCGCGGCCACAAGCAGCTCTACTGGGTCGAGCGCATCGGCGCCCCCGCCCAGCAGTAG
- a CDS encoding GntR family transcriptional regulator encodes MTFGEQPAYLRVASDLRQKIVSGSLPPHTRLPSQARIREEYGVSDTVALEARKVLMAEGLVEGRSGSGTYVRERPVPRRVARSGYRPTKGASPFRQEQAEEDARGTWESRSEQEEASAEIAKRLGIRPGDRVMRTRYGFRDAGEQMMLSTSWEPLAVTGRSPVMLPEEGPLGGCGVVERMAAIDIVVDNVVEEVGARPGLAEELLALGGVPGHVVLVIERTYYASGLAVETADVVVPADRYRVAYHLPVK; translated from the coding sequence GTGACTTTCGGTGAGCAGCCGGCCTATCTGCGTGTAGCCAGCGATCTGAGGCAGAAGATCGTGAGTGGTTCGCTGCCGCCGCACACCCGACTTCCCTCGCAGGCCAGGATCCGTGAGGAGTACGGGGTTTCGGACACCGTGGCCCTGGAGGCCCGCAAGGTGCTGATGGCCGAGGGCCTGGTCGAGGGCCGCTCGGGCTCCGGCACCTATGTCCGCGAGCGCCCGGTGCCGCGCCGGGTGGCCCGCTCCGGTTACCGCCCGACCAAGGGCGCGAGCCCGTTCCGGCAGGAGCAGGCCGAGGAGGACGCGCGCGGCACCTGGGAGTCGCGCAGCGAGCAGGAGGAGGCCAGCGCCGAGATCGCCAAACGGCTCGGCATCCGCCCCGGCGACCGGGTGATGCGCACCCGGTACGGATTCCGTGACGCGGGCGAGCAGATGATGCTCTCCACCTCGTGGGAGCCGCTGGCGGTCACCGGCCGCAGCCCGGTGATGCTGCCCGAGGAGGGCCCGCTGGGCGGTTGCGGCGTGGTCGAGCGGATGGCCGCGATCGACATCGTGGTGGACAACGTGGTCGAGGAGGTCGGCGCGCGCCCGGGGCTCGCGGAGGAACTCCTGGCGCTCGGCGGGGTCCCCGGCCATGTCGTCCTCGTCATCGAGCGGACGTACTACGCCTCGGGGCTCGCGGTCGAGACGGCCGACGTGGTCGTCCCGGCCGACCGCTACCGCGTCGCCTATCACCTGCCGGTCAAATAG
- a CDS encoding succinate dehydrogenase/fumarate reductase iron-sulfur subunit, protein MSTYEGSFRVWRGDTGGGELTDFTVAVNDGEVVLDVIHRLQATQAPDLAVRWNCKAGKCGSCSAEINGRPRLLCMTRMSVFDPAEVITVTPLRAFPVVRDLVTDVSFNYTKAREVPAFVPPKGVAPGEYRMAQIDVERSQEFRKCIECFLCQDTCHVVRDHEENKAAFAGPRFLMRVAELDMHPLDAAGDEGLDRKRTAQDEHGLGYCNITKCCTEVCPEHIKITDNALIPLKERAVDRKYDPLVWLGSRIRRRDS, encoded by the coding sequence TTGAGTACGTACGAGGGGAGCTTCCGGGTCTGGCGGGGCGACACCGGGGGCGGTGAGCTCACCGACTTCACGGTCGCGGTGAACGACGGCGAGGTGGTCCTCGACGTCATCCACCGCCTCCAGGCCACCCAGGCCCCCGATCTCGCGGTGCGCTGGAACTGCAAGGCGGGCAAGTGCGGTTCGTGCAGCGCGGAGATCAACGGGCGGCCACGCCTTTTGTGCATGACGCGGATGTCGGTGTTCGATCCGGCGGAGGTCATCACCGTAACTCCCTTGCGGGCCTTCCCCGTTGTACGCGACCTCGTGACGGACGTGTCCTTCAACTACACGAAGGCGCGCGAGGTCCCGGCGTTCGTGCCGCCCAAGGGGGTGGCCCCCGGCGAGTACCGGATGGCGCAGATCGACGTGGAGCGCTCGCAGGAGTTCCGCAAGTGCATCGAGTGCTTCCTGTGCCAGGACACCTGCCATGTGGTGCGTGACCACGAGGAGAACAAGGCGGCGTTCGCGGGCCCGCGCTTCTTGATGCGGGTGGCCGAGCTGGACATGCACCCGCTGGACGCGGCCGGGGACGAGGGCCTCGACCGCAAGCGGACCGCGCAGGACGAGCACGGGCTCGGCTACTGCAACATCACCAAGTGCTGTACGGAGGTGTGCCCCGAGCACATCAAGATCACGGACAATGCGCTGATCCCGCTGAAGGAGCGGGCGGTGGACCGCAAGTACGACCCCCTGGTGTGGCTGGGCAGCCGGATCCGGCGCCGGGACTCCTGA
- a CDS encoding SpoIIE family protein phosphatase: MSEIPETAGDVVWQSSPPGSIYDYIRVASFSIGPDGLIEQWSLRAEEQFGLAAATVIGRDPVEAFMPPELRPRGHRRVAEILDGKEWTGVVPFRMPSPEGGERAQGLAELYVMPSRTATDERAALCIVVDVRALRGIETDLAASQAIFGQSPYGFLLFGTDLTVLRANRRFATVFGGAPEEHRGHTVHDYLSRPEADRMAAALRRVLETGESVTDLQIVGSAPGGSDHRHWSINLYRVHSGTGRPIGVAGLGTDVTRRHNAAREAADARRNLALLNEAGARMGNSLDLETTARELLDITVPGFCDLASVDLYQALLAGDDPTTGSTDGRGELRRVAFASAVSDGPPADGEAEVGVGDVHRYRFHSPYASALRTARVHTVRGADGSLVHTTLAVPMVAHDTVVGLVQFARAKGSEPFGERDRALATELASRAAVCIDNARLYRREHERALILQRSLLPPGDPEAAGLDIACRYLPGSAESEVGGDWFDVIELPGHRTALVIGDVMGRGLRAAVAMGELRTAVRTLALLDLEPAEVLSHLDEIARGLGAPGGSQPASRVAHKSRDADLSEVYLATCVYAVYDPVTRRCTFANAGHLPPLLVEPGDDPGEPAMLLDVPPGLPLGVGGEPFEEVEVDLPEGALLALYTDGLVESRDHPLDEGLNAFRKTLTDPDRPLEDVCDQVLGSLDTRHGEDDIALLLARIQGLPVDAVGDWRLPREPRSVGRARELARTQLLAWDLGDLVDTTELLVSELVTNALRYGDGEIRLRLLRDRTLVCEVWDAGLVQPRRRRARDTDEGGRGLQLVGLLSAAWGARRTPRGKTVWFELALPDGSAPPAELTEEQLLSMF, encoded by the coding sequence GTGAGCGAGATACCTGAGACGGCTGGCGATGTCGTGTGGCAGAGCAGCCCGCCTGGCTCGATCTATGACTACATCCGCGTCGCCTCGTTCTCGATCGGGCCGGACGGACTGATCGAGCAGTGGAGCCTGCGGGCCGAGGAGCAGTTCGGCCTGGCCGCGGCCACGGTCATCGGCCGCGACCCCGTCGAGGCCTTCATGCCCCCCGAGCTGCGCCCGCGCGGCCACCGCCGGGTCGCCGAGATCCTGGACGGCAAGGAGTGGACGGGCGTCGTCCCGTTCCGGATGCCGTCGCCCGAGGGCGGCGAACGCGCCCAAGGTCTCGCCGAGCTCTACGTCATGCCGAGCCGGACGGCCACCGACGAACGTGCCGCCCTCTGTATCGTCGTGGACGTACGCGCCCTGCGCGGCATCGAGACCGACCTGGCCGCCTCGCAGGCAATTTTTGGTCAATCTCCCTATGGCTTCCTGCTGTTCGGTACGGACCTCACCGTGCTGCGGGCCAACCGGCGTTTCGCCACCGTCTTCGGCGGCGCCCCCGAGGAACACCGCGGCCACACCGTCCACGACTACCTCAGCCGCCCCGAGGCCGACCGGATGGCCGCCGCGCTGCGCCGGGTCCTGGAGACCGGGGAGTCCGTCACCGATCTGCAAATCGTGGGCTCGGCGCCAGGCGGCTCCGACCACCGGCACTGGTCGATCAACCTCTACCGGGTGCACAGCGGCACCGGGCGGCCCATCGGCGTCGCGGGCCTGGGCACCGATGTGACCCGCCGTCACAACGCGGCCAGGGAAGCCGCCGACGCCCGCCGCAACCTCGCCCTCCTCAACGAGGCGGGCGCCCGCATGGGCAACTCCCTCGACCTGGAGACCACCGCCCGCGAACTCCTCGACATCACCGTCCCCGGCTTCTGCGACCTGGCCTCCGTCGACCTCTACCAGGCCCTGCTGGCGGGCGACGACCCCACGACCGGCAGCACCGACGGACGCGGCGAACTGCGCCGGGTCGCCTTCGCCAGCGCCGTCTCGGACGGCCCGCCCGCCGACGGCGAGGCCGAGGTGGGGGTGGGCGACGTCCACCGCTACCGGTTCCACTCCCCGTACGCGAGCGCCCTGCGCACCGCCCGGGTGCACACCGTGCGGGGCGCCGACGGCAGCCTCGTCCACACCACCCTCGCCGTCCCGATGGTCGCCCACGACACCGTCGTCGGCCTGGTGCAGTTCGCCCGGGCCAAGGGCAGCGAACCCTTCGGCGAACGCGACCGGGCGCTCGCCACCGAGCTCGCCTCGCGCGCCGCCGTCTGCATCGACAACGCCCGCCTCTACCGCAGGGAGCACGAGCGCGCGCTGATCCTCCAGCGCTCCCTGCTGCCGCCCGGCGACCCCGAGGCCGCCGGGCTCGACATCGCCTGCCGCTACCTTCCCGGCAGCGCCGAGTCCGAGGTCGGCGGCGACTGGTTCGACGTCATCGAGCTGCCGGGCCACCGCACCGCGCTCGTCATCGGCGACGTCATGGGGCGGGGGCTGCGCGCGGCCGTCGCCATGGGTGAACTGCGCACCGCCGTACGGACGTTGGCGCTGCTCGACCTCGAACCGGCGGAGGTCCTCTCGCACCTGGACGAGATCGCCCGGGGTCTTGGCGCGCCCGGCGGCAGCCAGCCCGCCTCCCGGGTCGCCCACAAGTCCCGCGACGCCGACCTGTCCGAGGTGTACCTCGCGACCTGTGTGTACGCGGTCTACGACCCGGTCACCCGGCGCTGTACGTTCGCCAACGCCGGGCACCTGCCGCCCCTCCTGGTCGAGCCCGGCGACGACCCGGGTGAGCCCGCGATGCTCCTCGACGTGCCGCCGGGGTTGCCGCTCGGGGTCGGCGGCGAACCCTTCGAGGAGGTCGAGGTCGACCTGCCCGAGGGGGCGCTGCTCGCCCTGTACACCGACGGCCTCGTCGAGTCCCGCGACCATCCGCTCGACGAAGGGCTCAACGCCTTCCGCAAGACCCTCACCGACCCCGACCGGCCCCTGGAGGACGTCTGCGACCAGGTGCTCGGCTCGCTCGACACCCGGCACGGCGAGGACGACATCGCGCTCCTCCTCGCCCGCATCCAGGGCCTGCCGGTGGACGCGGTCGGCGACTGGCGGCTGCCGCGCGAGCCCCGCTCGGTGGGCCGGGCCCGCGAACTCGCCCGTACGCAGCTGCTCGCCTGGGACCTCGGTGACCTCGTCGACACGACCGAGCTCCTGGTCAGCGAGCTCGTCACCAACGCGCTGCGCTACGGGGACGGGGAGATCCGGCTTCGGCTCCTGCGTGACCGCACGCTGGTGTGCGAGGTGTGGGACGCGGGGCTCGTCCAGCCGCGGCGGCGGCGGGCCCGCGACACGGATGAGGGTGGGCGGGGGCTTCAGCTTGTCGGGCTGCTCAGTGCGGCGTGGGGGGCGCGGCGGACGCCTCGGGGCAAGACGGTGTGGTTCGAGCTTGCCCTTCCGGACGGGTCAGCTCCGCCGGCCGAGCTGACGGAGGAACAACTCCTCAGCATGTTCTAA
- a CDS encoding fumarate reductase/succinate dehydrogenase flavoprotein subunit, giving the protein MTQLERQQWDVVVVGAGGAGLRAAIEARERGARTAVICKSLFGKAHTVMAEGGIAASMGNVNSKDSWQVHFRDTMRGGKFLNQWRMAELHAREAPARVWELEAWGALFDRTADGRISQRNFGGHEYPRLAHVGDRTGLELIRTLQQKIVSLQQEDKREFGDYEARLKVFQECTVTRVLKDDDRISGAFCYERESGRFFVLEAPSVVLATGGIGKSFKVTSNSWEYTGDGHALALLAGAPLLNMEFVQFHPTGMVWPPSVKGILVTESVRGDGGVLRNSEGKRFMFDYVPDVFKEKYAESEAEGDRWYEDPDHNRRPPELLPRDEVARAINAEVKAGRGTPHGGVFLDVSTRMPAEVIRRRLPSMYHQFKELADVDITAEAMEVGPTCHYVMGGIAVDSDTAAARGVPGLFAAGEVAGGMHGSNRLGGNSLSDLLVFGRRAGLHAAEYAASLAARPAVDEIQIDTAAAEALRPFSAEAPEDGSPVENPYTLHQELQQAMNDLVGIIRREGEMRQALSRLAELRARARRAGVEGHRQFNPGWHLALDLRNMLLVSECVARAALERTESRGGHTREDWPGMDRAWRRVNLLCHLADPTEGLAPPESERGQIRLAREETDPVRADLLSLFEKEELVKYLAEEELKS; this is encoded by the coding sequence ATGACTCAGCTGGAACGGCAGCAGTGGGACGTCGTCGTGGTCGGCGCGGGTGGCGCCGGTCTGCGGGCCGCGATCGAGGCACGGGAGCGCGGGGCCCGTACGGCGGTGATCTGCAAGTCCCTCTTCGGCAAGGCGCACACCGTCATGGCCGAGGGCGGCATCGCGGCCTCCATGGGCAACGTCAACTCCAAGGACAGCTGGCAGGTCCACTTCCGCGACACGATGCGCGGCGGAAAGTTCCTCAACCAGTGGCGGATGGCCGAGCTGCACGCGCGTGAAGCACCCGCGCGGGTATGGGAGTTGGAGGCCTGGGGCGCCCTGTTCGACCGTACCGCCGACGGCCGGATCTCCCAGCGCAACTTCGGCGGCCACGAGTATCCGCGTCTCGCGCACGTCGGCGACCGCACCGGCCTCGAACTCATCCGCACCCTCCAGCAGAAGATCGTGAGCCTTCAGCAGGAGGACAAGAGGGAGTTCGGGGATTACGAGGCACGCCTGAAGGTCTTTCAGGAATGCACCGTGACAAGGGTGTTGAAGGACGACGACCGCATCTCGGGCGCGTTCTGCTACGAGCGCGAGAGCGGCCGGTTCTTCGTCCTGGAGGCGCCCTCGGTGGTCCTCGCCACCGGCGGCATCGGCAAGTCGTTCAAGGTGACCTCCAACTCCTGGGAGTACACCGGCGACGGACACGCGCTGGCGCTGCTCGCCGGGGCGCCGCTGCTGAACATGGAGTTCGTGCAGTTCCATCCCACCGGCATGGTCTGGCCGCCGTCGGTCAAGGGCATCCTGGTCACCGAGTCGGTCCGGGGCGACGGCGGGGTGCTGCGGAACTCCGAGGGCAAGCGGTTCATGTTCGACTACGTGCCGGACGTCTTCAAGGAGAAGTACGCGGAGTCCGAGGCCGAGGGCGACCGCTGGTACGAGGACCCCGACCACAACCGGCGCCCGCCCGAGCTGCTCCCCCGCGACGAGGTCGCGCGCGCCATCAACGCCGAGGTGAAGGCGGGCCGCGGCACTCCGCACGGCGGCGTCTTCCTCGACGTCTCCACCCGGATGCCGGCCGAGGTGATCCGGCGCCGACTGCCGTCCATGTACCACCAGTTCAAGGAGCTGGCGGACGTCGACATCACGGCCGAGGCGATGGAGGTCGGCCCCACCTGCCACTACGTCATGGGCGGCATCGCGGTCGACTCCGACACCGCCGCGGCCCGAGGGGTGCCCGGCCTGTTCGCGGCCGGTGAGGTCGCGGGCGGCATGCACGGTTCCAACCGGCTCGGCGGGAACTCGCTCTCCGACCTCCTGGTGTTCGGCCGGCGGGCCGGGCTGCACGCCGCCGAGTACGCTGCCTCGCTCGCCGCGCGCCCCGCGGTGGACGAGATCCAGATCGACACGGCGGCCGCGGAGGCCCTTCGCCCCTTCAGCGCCGAGGCCCCCGAGGACGGCTCGCCCGTCGAGAACCCGTACACCCTGCACCAGGAGCTCCAGCAGGCCATGAACGACCTGGTCGGCATCATCCGCCGGGAGGGCGAGATGCGTCAGGCGCTGAGCAGGCTCGCCGAACTGCGCGCGCGGGCCCGGCGGGCCGGGGTGGAGGGGCACCGCCAGTTCAACCCGGGCTGGCACCTCGCGCTCGACCTGCGCAACATGCTCCTGGTGAGCGAGTGCGTGGCGCGGGCCGCGCTGGAACGCACCGAGAGCCGCGGCGGCCACACCCGCGAGGACTGGCCGGGGATGGACCGCGCCTGGCGCCGGGTGAACCTGCTCTGCCACCTCGCCGACCCCACCGAGGGGCTCGCGCCACCCGAGTCGGAGCGCGGCCAGATCAGGCTCGCCCGCGAGGAGACCGACCCCGTCCGTGCCGATCTGCTCTCCCTCTTCGAGAAGGAGGAGCTGGTCAAGTACCTCGCCGAAGAGGAGCTGAAGAGTTGA